Within the Acidobacteriota bacterium genome, the region TCCGCCGCCCCGACCTTGCCATCCATCCGGCCGTAGCGTATAGTGGCCGTGTTCCGAAATCCACGATCCGCAGCGCACACCGAGGACGGCCGCGATGAAACTGATCATCCAGATCCCCTGTTTCAACGAGGAGCAAACGCTGGCCGCAACCGTCAGCGACCTGCCCCGGACGGTGGCCGGCTTCGACGCCGTCGAATACCTGGTGGTGGACGACGGCTCCACCGACGGCACGGTGGCGGCCGCCCGCGCCTGCGGCGTCCACCACGTGGTGAGCCTGCCCCGCAACCGCGGCCTCGCATTCGCCTTCGCCGCCGGTCTCGACGCCGCCCTCAGGCGCGGAGCCGACGCCGTGGTCAACACCGACGGCGACAACCAGTATCGCGGCGAGTACGTGGCGCCCCTCGTGGCGCCGATCCTGGAGGGGCGCGCCGACATGGTCATCGGCACCCGGCCCATCGGCGAGATCGCCGACTTCTCGCCGCTGAAGAGGCTCCTCCAGCGGCTCGGCTCGGCCACGGTAAGCCTGCTGGCCGGGGTGCGCGTGCCCGACGCGGCGAGCGGCTTCCGCGCCTTCTCGCGGGAGGCGGCCAAGCGGCTGTTCGTCACCAGCCGGTTTTCGTACACCCTCGAGACCATCATCCAGGCGCCAGCCAAGGAGTTGGCCATCGCCTGCGTGCCCATCCG harbors:
- a CDS encoding glycosyltransferase family 2 protein, translating into MKLIIQIPCFNEEQTLAATVSDLPRTVAGFDAVEYLVVDDGSTDGTVAAARACGVHHVVSLPRNRGLAFAFAAGLDAALRRGADAVVNTDGDNQYRGEYVAPLVAPILEGRADMVIGTRPIGEIADFSPLKRLLQRLGSATVSLLAGVRVPDAASGFRAFSREAAKRLFVTSRFSYTLETIIQAPAKELAIACVPIRTNPATRPSRLFRSTATFLLRSAGTIGRVFVVYRPFAFFSTLGALLFTPGVALGARFIYFFAMGEGRGHIQSLILAAVLLLGGFQLFLTGLLAHLSATNRRLAEELLVRVRSLELEKVRSEE